Genomic DNA from Desulfonema ishimotonii:
AGACACTGAAATAGCTCCTTTGGATCCCTACCTTGTATATCCTTTTGCAGATATAGTCTGTACGCCGGACTGTTTTATGCGGAATATAGGTAAAAATCATATGCCCTACGCAGGATATCATGAACTTGCCTATCTGAATCCTGATTATTTCAGGCCGGATCCGACGGTACTGGATGAACTGGGGGTCGAAGAAGGAGAGCCGTTTATTGTGCTTCGTTTCGTGGCGTGGAAAGCTAGCCACGACATCGGTCAACACGGTTTTACATTTCAAAGCAAACAGGAGGCCGTAACAAGCCTGAGCCGATACGGGAAGGTATTTATCACGTCGGAGATGCCATTGCCGGACGAGTTTGAACCTTACCGTATCACAGTGCCACCGCACCGGATTCATGATGTACTTTACTATGCAAGGCTTTTTATAGGAGATGGTGCAACAATGGCAACTGAGGCCGCTTTGTTGGGCACACCTGCCATATACACCGCCTCAATGGCATCAAATCTGGGGAACTTCGTTGATCTGATGGGACGCTATCGTCTGGTTTATTCCTATACTGATCCGCATGAATCGCTAAAAAAAGCGATCTCACTGTTGAAAGATAAGAAGAGCAAAGAGGATTGGAGGCGCAGACTGAAAGTTTTGCTGGCTGATAAAATTGATGTGACACAATATATTGTGAGATTATTGGAAAAATACCCATATGCAAAAAGTTAATCGGATACTACTGCCTCAGGCAAAAAAATATTTTTTATCAGCTTTCCTGTTCATTGGGTTAGCTGTTTTTTTTTACTTAACAGTGAAGAATAATACATGGGAAATGGCGATAGAACTGGGATGGGGGTTATTTCTCATTTTAATCAGTATTGCAATTTTTTGTATTATGGAAAATATCTTAGCGTCACAGATATTACTTCGGGGAATGGGATATAATGTTTCATTTACCAAGCTCTATTTGATCCTAACAACCAGTTTGGTGGCTAATTATAGCGCACCGACCAAGATTGGTGTACCTGTACGTATTTTTCTGTATAAAAAAATTCTTGGCATTCCTTTTCCAGTCTGTACCGCAAATGTCTCTTTGGAAATTTGTATCGGAATCGGAACAGGAGGTCTTATTTCCTTAATTGGTATCATACATTTATTTGACGATATTTTACTAAATAATTGGATACTGCTATTCTGTTTTTTCATACCTGTTATTTTGTTTTTCGGAGTAAAATTTTTTGTAAAATCCTTATCTCTGACCAGTCAGTTTTTTCAGCGTATTTTTCATTTTTTTAATGTGTTTAATGACAGCATTAAAAAAGTATCCAAAACTGCCTTACTGATTTTTATTGTACTACTTGTTATTCGCTTGGTTATCCGATGTATGATAACTTATACTGTTTTACAGCGTTTCCGATATAATATTTCTCCTCTTGATATCTTTTATGTTCAGTCCATCAGTGGCTTAATCAGTATTATCTCGATGGTGCCTATGGGACTCGGTGCAAAAGATTTAAGCCTTGTTGCTTTACTGGTTCGTGTCGGAGTGCCTATTGAGGCAGGAACTTTAGTGGCAGCTGTGGAACGTGTAATGTGGACAATCGTACCTTTTCTGCTAGGTCTGTTTTCGGTGTACCGTTTGAATGTGCATTGGCCTGTAGAGAGAGGCGAGTAATCAAGACCTTCGAGTATATCAATGGAAGCCTTGCTGATCAAAGGTTAGGAAAAAATAGTAGCGATATGTTTCGGAGGCTTGAATCAGATGTTTTAAAATATGGAATGCTGCTGAACGACGCATCATCACCTCTATAGAACTATCAAACAAATGATTGGTCCACTGCTAAACCAAACTACCTTCAAAATAACTCCCCATGCACCAGAAACGCACCTACCGTAATCTCATCGACAGTGGCAGGCGGGCTTTTTTCAACGTCACGGTCAAAGAAACCGATCTGTATATCCACGCCCCGCAGACGCCTGAAAACACAGCGCGGGATTTGGTTTTGAAATACCGGGGGTATATCGAGGCATATATCCGTCAATATCCCGAATTTGCCAGCACCCTGACCCCGTGGCATATCAGCGGACCCGCACCCGCAATTATCCGGGACATGGCCGATGCGGGCCAGAAGGCCGGGGTCGGTCCCATGGCGGCTGTGGCCGGGGCCATGTCCGAATATGTGGGAAGAGACCTGCTGGAGCGCTCCCGCGAGGTCATCGTGGAAAACGGCGGCGATGTGTTTGTCAAAGCCGACGCGCCGACCACCATTGCCCTCTTCGCCGGAAACTCCCCCTGAGCCTGAAAATCGGACTGCGCATCGACGCCGTTGAAAGGCCGGTCGCTGTCTGCACCTCTTCGGGCACCGTCGGCCATTCCCTGAGCCTGGGAAAATCAGACGCGGTCTGCGTGGTATCGGACGCCTGCCCGCTGGCGGATGCGGCAGCCACCGCCATCGGCAACCAGGTGAAATCCAAAAAACACATCCGGCGGGCCATTGACTTCGGCAGTCAGATTGACGGCGTCAGAGGGCTGGTGGTGATCGTTGATGATCAGATCGGCATGTGGGGGGAGATTGAGATCGTGCCGCTCCGGGGAAAAATGGGTTGAGTTTGGACCGGGATGGTAGTATTTGAATCTTTTTATGATGTGAAATGAAATGACAGATTTCCGAGGAAATCCGAAAAAAGGAGAATTCTGAGAGAGGTAAGAGTGTTATGCAAACCATGTGGGCACCGTGGCGGATTGAGTATATTCTGGGACATGAAAAAGAGGCGGGGTGTGTATTCTGCAAGGCGCTGGGCGAGAAAGACGAGTTGACCCTGTACAAAGGCAATACCACAATGGTGGTGATGAACAAATTTCCCTATGCCAACGGCCATCTCCTGGTGCTGCCCAACCGGCATATTGCCGAACTGCATGAACTCAGCAGGGAGGAGATGGGCGATCTGCTGATGACCGTGGAAAAATCGAGGGAGATCATCAAAACGGTGATGAACCCGGACGGGTTCAACGTGGGGCTGAATCTGGGAAAGATCGCCGGGGCCGGTGTGGGGGAGCACCTCCATTTTCACATTGTCCCCCGCTGGTACGGCGACGTGAACGCCCTCACGGTGTTTGCGGATATTCGGACAATTCCCGAACACATCCGCAGCACCTATGACAATCTCAAGCCCCATTTTGAAGCGCTGGGCAAGGATATGTAAGATCGGCACGGCTGATTTCCCCGCCTGAGCGGTGGGTTCGGAGTGCGGGCTTTCCCTGATGCGATAGGCTCCGCACTTTGGCTTTTGCCGAACATACGGTAACAATGCCGACAAAAGCACCATCCCAAATTTGAAACCTTCTAAGAGATAAGCAGGCCCATGAGTTCCAAATCCACTCCCATGATAAAGCAGTATCTGTCCATCAAGGAACAGTACCCGGACGCGATCCTGTTTTACCGGATGGGGGATTTTTACGAGATGTTTTTCGAGGACGCCAAAACGGCGTCCCGGATTCTTGAGATCACCCTGACCTCCAGGAACAAAAATCACGGCAAACCGATTCCCATGTGCGGCGTGCCCCACCGGGCGGTTCAGAGCTATATCGCCCGGCTGATCCGGCAGGGGTACAAGGTCGCCATCTGCGATCAGGTGGAAGATCCGGCCCAGGCCAAAGGGCTGGTAAGGCGGGAGGTCGTCCGGGTGATCACCCCGGGGATGATCATCGAGAACGAGTTTCTGGATGCCAGGGCCAACAACTATGTCCTTGCCGTGACCCGGATCGGCGATGTTATGGGGCTGGCGTACCTGGATATCTCCACCGGGACGTTCCGGCTGGCCGAATCCGAAGACCGTGACGCCATCGCGGATGAAGTCCTGCGGGTTTCGCCCAGCGAAATTCTGTTGCCGGAGTCTGTCCGGTCCGACACATTCTTTTCCGCCATGATCACGGCGGTTTCCGAAAAAGCCGTCACCTTCATAGCGGACCGCCGGTTCGGTTACGGTGAAGGCCGTGAGCGCCTGACAGATCAGTTTCAGACCCTCTCCCTGGAGGGGTTCGGATGTGAAACGCTCCGGGCCGGCGTGGGCGCTGCCGGGGTGCTGCTCTATTACGTCGGGGAGACGCAGAAGCAGAAAATCAGCCATATCAGCGGGATTGAAACCTATGCCCTGACCGACTATCTTTGTGTGGACGATATGAGCTGCCGCAATCTGGAGCTGATGGAAAATCTGCGGAACGGAACCCGGCAGGGTACGCTGCTGGAAGTGCTTGACCAGACCGTAACCGCCATGGGCGGCAGGCGCTTCAGGCACTGGCTCAGATATCCCCTTCTTGCGGCCCCGGAGATTGAGGCCCGGCTGGATGCCGTGGAAGAGGCGTTGGGGAATCCGGGCCACACCGGAACCCTCCGGGAGGCGCTGAAATCGGTTTACGATCTGGAGCGGCTGGGAAGCCGGATCGTCATGGGCCACGCCGGCGCCCGTGATCTGATTGCCCTGAAACGCTCCCTGGCCACGTTGCCTGCCGTCATGGAGACGGTCTCGCTGTTCGGAAACCGGCTGTTTGCGTGGCGCGAGGACACGGCCCCCCTGTCCGGCCTGGCAGAGCAGATTGAAAACGCCATCCGTGAAGACGCCCCGCCCACCATCAGCGAGGGCGGCATCATCAGAGAGGGGTACAGCGCGGAGCTGGATGAGTTGATAAAAATCAGCAAAGATGGTAAGGGATGGCTTGCCCGGCTTGAGGCGGAGGAAAAAGAGGCGACCGGCATCAGCTCACTGAAAGTCCGCTACAACAAAGTGTTCGGGTATTATATCGAAGTTCCCCGAACGCACTCGGAAAAGATTCCCGCCCACTATGTGCGAAAACAGACGCTGGTCAATGCCGAACGCTATATCACCGACGAACTCAAGGCGTTTGAGTCAAAAGTACTGGGGGCCGAAGACCGGCGGGCCGCCCTTGAATACGAAATCTTCAACCAGGTTCGCGCCGAAGTCCGGACCCATAACGGGGCGATTCAGTCGGCTGCGAAATTTCTGGCCGGACTCGATTGTCTGCTCAGCCTGGCTCATATTGCGGAACAGAATAACTATTGCCGGCCGGAGATCCGTACCGACGGGCAACTGAT
This window encodes:
- a CDS encoding HIT family protein; amino-acid sequence: MQTMWAPWRIEYILGHEKEAGCVFCKALGEKDELTLYKGNTTMVVMNKFPYANGHLLVLPNRHIAELHELSREEMGDLLMTVEKSREIIKTVMNPDGFNVGLNLGKIAGAGVGEHLHFHIVPRWYGDVNALTVFADIRTIPEHIRSTYDNLKPHFEALGKDM
- a CDS encoding lysylphosphatidylglycerol synthase transmembrane domain-containing protein — its product is MQKVNRILLPQAKKYFLSAFLFIGLAVFFYLTVKNNTWEMAIELGWGLFLILISIAIFCIMENILASQILLRGMGYNVSFTKLYLILTTSLVANYSAPTKIGVPVRIFLYKKILGIPFPVCTANVSLEICIGIGTGGLISLIGIIHLFDDILLNNWILLFCFFIPVILFFGVKFFVKSLSLTSQFFQRIFHFFNVFNDSIKKVSKTALLIFIVLLVIRLVIRCMITYTVLQRFRYNISPLDIFYVQSISGLISIISMVPMGLGAKDLSLVALLVRVGVPIEAGTLVAAVERVMWTIVPFLLGLFSVYRLNVHWPVERGE
- a CDS encoding UPF0280 family protein; translation: MHQKRTYRNLIDSGRRAFFNVTVKETDLYIHAPQTPENTARDLVLKYRGYIEAYIRQYPEFASTLTPWHISGPAPAIIRDMADAGQKAGVGPMAAVAGAMSEYVGRDLLERSREVIVENGGDVFVKADAPTTIALFAGNSP
- a CDS encoding DUF354 domain-containing protein; protein product: MRILVDIGHPAHVHFYKHAIWDCQRRGHEVLISARNKDVTIPLLNRYGFPYKILSDVGSGFWGLTGEFIKREWALIHLIRGFDPHVVTEIGGLFIAPVCKLLGKPSVVFTDTEIAPLDPYLVYPFADIVCTPDCFMRNIGKNHMPYAGYHELAYLNPDYFRPDPTVLDELGVEEGEPFIVLRFVAWKASHDIGQHGFTFQSKQEAVTSLSRYGKVFITSEMPLPDEFEPYRITVPPHRIHDVLYYARLFIGDGATMATEAALLGTPAIYTASMASNLGNFVDLMGRYRLVYSYTDPHESLKKAISLLKDKKSKEDWRRRLKVLLADKIDVTQYIVRLLEKYPYAKS
- the mutS gene encoding DNA mismatch repair protein MutS → MSSKSTPMIKQYLSIKEQYPDAILFYRMGDFYEMFFEDAKTASRILEITLTSRNKNHGKPIPMCGVPHRAVQSYIARLIRQGYKVAICDQVEDPAQAKGLVRREVVRVITPGMIIENEFLDARANNYVLAVTRIGDVMGLAYLDISTGTFRLAESEDRDAIADEVLRVSPSEILLPESVRSDTFFSAMITAVSEKAVTFIADRRFGYGEGRERLTDQFQTLSLEGFGCETLRAGVGAAGVLLYYVGETQKQKISHISGIETYALTDYLCVDDMSCRNLELMENLRNGTRQGTLLEVLDQTVTAMGGRRFRHWLRYPLLAAPEIEARLDAVEEALGNPGHTGTLREALKSVYDLERLGSRIVMGHAGARDLIALKRSLATLPAVMETVSLFGNRLFAWREDTAPLSGLAEQIENAIREDAPPTISEGGIIREGYSAELDELIKISKDGKGWLARLEAEEKEATGISSLKVRYNKVFGYYIEVPRTHSEKIPAHYVRKQTLVNAERYITDELKAFESKVLGAEDRRAALEYEIFNQVRAEVRTHNGAIQSAAKFLAGLDCLLSLAHIAEQNNYCRPEIRTDGQLIIEDGRHPVIEKMITAERFVPNTVRMDARENQILIITGPNMAGKSTVLRQVALLTVMAQMGGFVPARAAAVSLTDRIFTRVGALDNLSQGQSTFMVEMQETANILNNATPDSLVILDEIGRGTSTFDGLSIAWAVAEYLHDLRGKGVKTLFATHYHELTELAREKPRVRNYNIAVREYNDEIIFLRKLVEGGTNRSYGIQVARLAGIPGRVIDRARMILGRVEREHQNLRTISHAEDDSIAEPQSVQMGLFCHPEAVLSDSLKKLDITRITPLEAINYLNELQEKIKFH